In Verrucomicrobiota bacterium, the following proteins share a genomic window:
- a CDS encoding sulfatase-like hydrolase/transferase has translation MGGNIFNFVKILIPRGKLTLSFFYGTISILSLLTLSSTLQANKPNLLLIVTDDQGYGDLSLHGNTVLDTPHLDKLGQESMRFESFHTTPVCATTRASLLTGKNHLKVGVWGVHISRDYLHLRENTLAQILKDTGYATGFIGKWHCGRAPAWMPWNRGFDEAWVADLYNHYETPISYNGRALKTKGWADESFTNLAIDFIKKQKQPFFLMLNYMSIHTPLEAPETSIQKHRDKGQSEYFSTLNGMIEYLDFNIGRLVHSLETSGLRKDTVIVFISDNGPIHKTKSNKHRLTREEIRLRCPQKYKGVKGNIWQNALRVPCFISWPGKIDPGSIDAFTDVTDLFPTLLDLANAKLPQNGETIDGLSLNPFLQGQQTSWPEKRDFYRPHWTISLSGSMQKNNVLVSKNTLKFDTQIGAWRHGPYKFVKVKKEYSLYDISKDPSEKTNIMSDHPELADKMKAQLKMAFEDVVQHPRSFIHPRFHIGHPVYDTYDQVGGNLSGSQIPCGGGIQMSGNVKADIHSSLNWKESGDSQTIPVEVITGGEYEVRIDAPGSCQGTKLMVTVGDSILKGTLKQAGTEWKLGTLKLKEGAQDLTIHLIQKSKDFSILRMINFIKQ, from the coding sequence ATGGGTGGTAATATTTTTAATTTTGTCAAAATATTAATCCCACGCGGCAAACTCACGCTTTCCTTCTTTTACGGCACGATTAGCATTTTATCACTTTTGACCTTGTCATCTACGCTTCAGGCAAACAAACCCAACCTCTTGTTGATCGTGACGGATGATCAGGGTTACGGTGATCTATCCCTACATGGGAACACGGTATTAGACACCCCCCATTTAGATAAGCTGGGGCAAGAATCCATGAGATTTGAAAGTTTTCACACCACCCCTGTTTGTGCCACTACCAGGGCCTCTCTGCTCACTGGGAAGAATCATCTGAAGGTAGGAGTTTGGGGCGTTCATATCTCTCGCGACTACCTCCATTTGCGGGAAAATACACTGGCGCAAATTCTCAAAGATACGGGGTATGCTACTGGTTTTATTGGAAAATGGCATTGTGGGCGCGCACCAGCTTGGATGCCCTGGAACCGAGGTTTCGACGAAGCCTGGGTTGCGGATCTTTATAATCATTATGAAACCCCCATCAGCTACAACGGTAGGGCTCTTAAAACGAAGGGCTGGGCGGATGAATCTTTTACCAACCTTGCCATTGATTTCATAAAAAAGCAGAAGCAGCCCTTTTTCCTGATGTTGAATTATATGAGTATTCATACCCCGCTCGAGGCGCCAGAAACATCTATACAGAAGCACCGAGATAAGGGGCAATCCGAGTATTTTTCAACACTCAATGGGATGATCGAGTATCTCGATTTTAACATCGGGAGATTAGTTCATTCCTTGGAAACATCTGGACTGCGAAAAGATACAGTCATCGTGTTCATCAGTGACAATGGTCCTATTCACAAAACAAAATCAAATAAGCATAGGTTAACTCGTGAGGAAATCAGACTCCGGTGCCCTCAGAAATATAAAGGGGTGAAAGGAAACATTTGGCAAAATGCCCTTCGGGTCCCATGCTTTATAAGCTGGCCTGGGAAGATTGACCCAGGCTCTATAGATGCGTTTACCGATGTCACAGACCTTTTTCCGACCCTTCTTGATTTGGCAAATGCCAAGCTCCCACAAAACGGAGAAACCATCGACGGACTTTCCCTCAATCCTTTCTTGCAAGGGCAACAAACGAGCTGGCCAGAGAAACGTGATTTTTACAGGCCTCATTGGACCATTTCATTGAGTGGCTCTATGCAAAAAAACAATGTCTTAGTTTCCAAAAACACTCTTAAGTTTGATACACAGATTGGAGCCTGGAGACATGGCCCCTACAAGTTTGTGAAGGTCAAGAAAGAATATTCTCTTTACGACATTTCCAAGGATCCTTCTGAAAAAACTAACATCATGTCTGATCATCCAGAGCTCGCGGACAAGATGAAAGCGCAATTAAAGATGGCGTTTGAAGATGTTGTCCAGCACCCTCGCAGTTTCATTCATCCCCGTTTTCATATTGGCCACCCTGTTTATGACACCTATGACCAGGTGGGAGGCAATCTAAGCGGATCGCAAATTCCTTGCGGTGGTGGTATTCAAATGTCTGGCAATGTAAAAGCTGATATTCACAGCTCTTTGAACTGGAAGGAATCCGGGGATTCACAGACTATACCAGTAGAAGTAATAACCGGTGGAGAGTATGAAGTTCGGATTGATGCTCCGGGATCTTGCCAAGGCACTAAGCTCATGGTAACTGTTGGAGACTCCATTCTGAAAGGAACATTGAAACAAGCGGGAACCGAGTGGAAGCTAGGCACTCTCAAGCTTAAAGAAGGCGCACAAGATCTCACTATTCATCTCATTCAAAAATCTAAAGACTTTTCCATCCTGCGTATGATCAATTTTATCAAACAATAA
- a CDS encoding sulfatase: MTNSLLLKNIKLFSIFTLACLLAQTEAADKQQNVLFIAVDDLRSQLKCYGYEKMVTPHIDSLAEEGVLFQNHYVSNPICIPSRAALLTSIRCERTRQAYGPSNWIELDGVQTIGRTFGDAGYMTASLGKVWHTRGDVPEDKADRFDVVWKRADSDIYADPEFSELRENLDYGDKEGVRKIKAKLPAAEGPLDVPDEAYGDGLMVPEVIKLMSQAVESKKPFMFILGFQKPHLPFNAPKRYWDLYDPESLPGTPTRENLPQDASKFQLRSNHELWKYADGFSKSAPPSGKAASRLLHAYAACISYVDTQIGKVLAELERLKIREQTIIVFWSDHGYQLGHLGSWTKLTNFEMTAGAPLIISAPGFSRGKKTTKVVESVDLFPTLLDLCSLSPLPLTDGVTLRPLLLNPENPDWNEPAFHVVRRGSNAVGLAVRDEKFRYIEWRKGWEQDSKVLEVELYDYSKHPEERINVADTPEYAVERQRLAQLLWSWKN; this comes from the coding sequence ATGACAAACTCTCTACTACTTAAAAATATTAAATTATTCAGTATATTCACACTGGCATGTTTATTAGCTCAAACTGAAGCAGCCGATAAACAACAAAATGTGCTTTTTATAGCTGTCGATGATTTAAGATCTCAACTGAAGTGTTACGGTTATGAAAAAATGGTGACTCCACACATCGACTCGCTGGCGGAAGAGGGAGTCCTCTTCCAGAATCATTACGTGTCGAATCCTATCTGTATTCCCTCCCGAGCAGCTCTTCTCACGAGTATCCGGTGCGAGCGGACGCGGCAAGCCTACGGTCCTTCCAATTGGATTGAACTAGATGGAGTACAGACAATTGGTCGCACCTTCGGTGATGCCGGTTACATGACCGCTTCGCTTGGCAAAGTCTGGCATACCCGAGGAGATGTACCTGAGGATAAAGCGGACCGTTTTGACGTTGTCTGGAAACGTGCCGATAGCGACATCTACGCGGATCCGGAATTTTCGGAACTACGCGAAAATCTCGATTATGGCGACAAGGAAGGGGTACGAAAAATAAAAGCAAAACTGCCTGCTGCCGAAGGACCCCTGGACGTTCCAGATGAAGCCTATGGCGATGGATTAATGGTTCCTGAAGTCATTAAATTGATGAGTCAAGCAGTGGAATCTAAAAAACCATTCATGTTTATCCTTGGCTTCCAAAAACCGCACCTACCCTTCAATGCACCCAAACGTTATTGGGATCTTTACGATCCTGAAAGCCTCCCGGGAACTCCAACTCGAGAGAACTTGCCACAGGATGCCTCTAAGTTTCAACTCCGCTCAAATCATGAGCTGTGGAAATATGCGGACGGCTTTAGCAAGAGTGCCCCCCCCAGCGGAAAGGCTGCCAGCCGGCTTCTTCATGCATACGCCGCATGTATAAGCTATGTCGACACGCAAATTGGAAAAGTCTTAGCAGAGCTGGAACGTCTCAAAATCCGTGAGCAAACGATCATTGTATTTTGGAGCGACCACGGTTATCAGCTTGGACATCTGGGAAGCTGGACCAAACTGACTAATTTTGAAATGACCGCTGGAGCACCCCTAATCATTTCAGCTCCCGGATTCAGTCGCGGGAAAAAGACGACAAAAGTCGTTGAAAGCGTCGATCTTTTTCCCACGTTGTTGGATCTTTGCAGTCTAAGCCCATTACCACTAACAGATGGTGTAACCTTACGCCCTCTACTGCTCAATCCAGAAAACCCTGATTGGAACGAGCCCGCTTTTCACGTCGTCAGACGCGGTAGCAATGCCGTGGGCTTGGCGGTTAGGGATGAGAAATTCCGCTATATTGAATGGAGGAAAGGGTGGGAGCAGGACAGCAAAGTTCTTGAAGTCGAACTCTACGATTATAGTAAACACCCCGAGGAGCGCATTAATGTAGCTGACACCCCGGAGTACGCAGTGGAACGTCAACGTCTTGCTCAATTACTCTGGAGTTGGAAAAATTAA
- a CDS encoding glycosyl hydrolase — MQKHFYLRIIIIVTGIVITSLSDLDASLSDPDATPETVIFYNNLKEISKTHLLYGQYTPYTRGKYIQNDEERMMEPRFDKTDSMALVGAHPAVVEFGLHKEIHHEYWKKLIPELHRRGVVISLSSHPRNPDLEVPHNNSHKSNEGDPVTKVLDRNSPDHKGWMRELRKYGEFIKTLKDDKGRPIPLLLRLYHEHTGGWFWWGTKTSTPEQFNELWRMTVDFYRQDMKLHNLIYVISPSKPTTREKYLSRFPGMDYVDVFGLDSYETEAGPEILLQSSRVAAQLAKENDKIAAITEFGYKKGFSKLTDAKFFTNMFLENIKKDPLASEVVYALTWFGRKPQTEEEPSNWSAYKDEPSTKHVFPDFVKFHKNPWTLFEGEVPPLYK, encoded by the coding sequence ATGCAAAAACACTTCTATCTTAGAATCATCATTATAGTAACCGGGATCGTAATAACCTCACTATCGGATTTAGATGCCTCTCTCTCCGATCCGGACGCCACCCCGGAAACAGTTATTTTCTATAACAATCTTAAGGAGATCTCCAAGACCCACCTCCTTTACGGGCAATACACACCGTATACCAGGGGGAAGTATATCCAGAATGATGAAGAGCGTATGATGGAACCCCGATTCGACAAAACGGACTCTATGGCGCTTGTCGGGGCGCACCCAGCAGTTGTTGAATTTGGGTTACATAAAGAAATCCATCACGAATACTGGAAAAAGCTGATACCTGAACTGCACCGAAGAGGTGTCGTTATAAGCCTGAGCTCACATCCTAGAAATCCAGATTTAGAAGTTCCGCACAATAACTCGCATAAATCCAACGAGGGCGATCCAGTCACTAAAGTATTAGACCGCAACAGTCCTGACCACAAAGGCTGGATGAGAGAACTGCGCAAATATGGAGAATTTATCAAAACTTTAAAAGATGACAAAGGCCGACCCATTCCTCTACTTCTTCGATTGTATCATGAACATACAGGTGGTTGGTTCTGGTGGGGAACTAAAACTTCAACTCCCGAACAGTTTAATGAGCTCTGGAGAATGACGGTTGATTTTTATCGCCAAGACATGAAACTACATAATTTGATCTATGTGATCTCACCTAGTAAACCTACTACCCGAGAAAAATACTTATCACGTTTTCCAGGAATGGACTATGTCGATGTCTTCGGTTTGGATAGCTATGAAACCGAAGCTGGACCTGAGATTTTGCTACAGTCCTCTCGGGTAGCTGCCCAATTGGCGAAGGAAAACGACAAAATCGCAGCAATCACAGAATTCGGATACAAGAAAGGATTCTCAAAGCTGACTGATGCAAAATTTTTCACAAATATGTTTTTGGAGAACATAAAGAAAGATCCTCTCGCTTCAGAGGTTGTGTATGCCTTGACGTGGTTTGGCCGAAAGCCCCAAACTGAAGAGGAACCCAGTAACTGGAGCGCCTACAAGGACGAGCCGTCAACCAAGCATGTTTTTCCCGATTTTGTCAAGTTCCACAAAAACCCTTGGACTCTCTTTGAAGGCGAGGTACCTCCGCTTTACAAATAA
- a CDS encoding malectin domain-containing carbohydrate-binding protein — protein MKLYHACSGLKYVALVLMLSFVTLPLIAGNIAYIYGDVAPDGAVPSGPNEEPYDQMLLADSGDTGLSLFKELVERDGHTITGYYDKEIRLNNAFLNQFDGIIFGLHQEIWTATEKRALHRWLSAGGNALIYSDSASGGFFKIVGGDNPIGQTVTNNLISDYGMEVTVDLGGGTASFRPGPNATDPLVVDRPILEGEGVSPVAVDTDIATILIPYNEEHRVEGLLVDLDDPEGITIENPQYAALAHADVGSGKFFAMFDRQPMWNNGPGSDIEEKDNEPILRGIVDILTGGTGEPQGLEVYVTGSLLVHERGTASLIANPIGVAATVQWSQVSGPGTVQFGEPNTKITRAIFSEPGIYNLQVVVTNSLFSASTPYTVEVVSYNDFVLAINAGGPSYKNANSDDADGDGFGDGIGFNYEADNKRFYKGGSVKKISNKMEIEDTYDDPLYRTARVGHSYYQLEVANGRYSLLVQLAEIEKSKINKRIFDLSIEGNLVLNDLDLYAAVGDKLAVEILYDVVVEDGSLDLGFMSSKGGALINGIVVANAAKVSTPSIGIPGRIEAEDYNEGGQNVGYFDKTTGNIGGLYREDDVDLDSNQEGGYCIGWVRKGEWVAYTINVAETGYYNVVARVASGNGANKSLAFEVDGELVGSSLTFNTNGDGWYDWKLKSGDPLFLEAGVQELRILLQNNKFNLDYVELSPAAPSISGFGINSGGPAIDDFFAADSGFSASNLNSTSQAIVIDSTNAPIPAPESLYQSERWNTGDFSYVFAGLNPNNDYTVRLHFAEIFFISPGQRIFGVDINGKEVLAGFDILAEVDAFTALVKEFKATADASGSILINFRQESAANAKISGIELIPVL, from the coding sequence ATGAAATTGTATCACGCCTGTTCAGGCCTAAAATATGTAGCTCTTGTGCTGATGTTATCATTCGTTACTTTGCCTCTTATTGCCGGCAATATCGCCTATATTTACGGTGATGTCGCACCAGATGGGGCCGTGCCCTCAGGTCCTAATGAAGAGCCCTACGATCAGATGCTACTGGCTGATTCTGGCGACACGGGTCTTAGTCTATTCAAAGAATTAGTTGAGCGAGATGGTCATACAATTACTGGATACTATGATAAGGAGATAAGGCTAAATAATGCGTTTTTAAATCAATTTGATGGGATTATATTTGGCTTGCATCAGGAAATTTGGACCGCGACTGAGAAAAGAGCACTTCATAGATGGCTTAGCGCTGGTGGAAACGCTTTGATATACAGCGATTCTGCATCTGGTGGTTTTTTCAAAATAGTAGGAGGAGATAATCCTATTGGCCAAACTGTTACTAACAATTTGATCTCTGATTATGGGATGGAAGTTACGGTCGACTTAGGTGGTGGCACGGCATCTTTTCGTCCAGGACCAAATGCAACGGATCCGTTAGTTGTGGATCGTCCAATCTTAGAGGGGGAAGGCGTTTCTCCTGTAGCAGTTGATACAGACATTGCAACGATCTTAATTCCTTACAATGAGGAACACAGAGTAGAAGGGCTTCTGGTAGATCTCGATGATCCTGAGGGTATTACCATTGAGAATCCTCAATATGCGGCTCTCGCTCATGCTGATGTGGGTAGTGGAAAATTTTTTGCGATGTTTGATCGCCAACCGATGTGGAACAATGGTCCGGGCTCGGATATTGAAGAAAAAGACAACGAGCCAATTTTGCGAGGTATCGTAGATATTCTTACTGGAGGCACGGGTGAGCCTCAAGGTTTGGAAGTCTATGTGACGGGAAGTCTTTTAGTTCATGAGCGGGGAACTGCCAGCCTGATTGCTAACCCCATAGGGGTTGCTGCAACAGTGCAATGGAGTCAGGTTTCGGGCCCAGGGACGGTTCAATTTGGGGAGCCTAATACTAAAATTACACGAGCTATTTTCAGTGAGCCGGGCATCTACAACTTACAAGTTGTGGTCACCAATTCTTTGTTCTCAGCTTCTACACCATACACGGTAGAGGTGGTTTCTTACAATGATTTCGTTCTAGCGATAAATGCGGGTGGTCCTTCTTATAAGAATGCTAATTCCGATGATGCTGATGGTGATGGTTTTGGTGACGGCATAGGATTTAACTACGAAGCGGATAATAAACGTTTCTATAAAGGTGGATCCGTAAAGAAAATTTCAAATAAAATGGAAATAGAAGATACCTATGATGACCCTCTTTATAGGACAGCACGTGTCGGGCATTCTTACTATCAATTAGAAGTGGCCAATGGCCGTTACAGCCTCTTGGTTCAGCTTGCCGAGATCGAAAAAAGCAAAATCAATAAGCGGATCTTCGATCTATCGATAGAAGGGAATCTGGTGTTGAATGATCTGGACTTATATGCAGCGGTAGGTGATAAACTTGCTGTTGAGATCTTGTATGATGTGGTAGTTGAGGACGGTTCACTGGATCTGGGCTTCATGTCTAGCAAGGGAGGAGCTTTGATCAATGGTATAGTCGTGGCTAATGCTGCTAAAGTGAGTACACCTTCCATTGGCATCCCCGGTCGTATTGAAGCAGAAGATTATAATGAAGGGGGGCAGAATGTTGGCTATTTTGATAAAACCACTGGTAATATAGGAGGTCTATACCGTGAAGACGACGTGGATTTGGATTCTAATCAAGAGGGCGGATATTGCATCGGTTGGGTTCGAAAAGGAGAATGGGTAGCTTATACTATCAATGTCGCTGAGACAGGCTATTACAATGTCGTGGCTCGGGTTGCGTCAGGCAATGGCGCGAACAAAAGTTTAGCCTTTGAAGTCGATGGTGAGCTCGTGGGAAGCTCGCTTACTTTTAATACGAATGGTGATGGATGGTATGATTGGAAACTGAAGTCAGGAGATCCACTATTTCTTGAGGCCGGGGTGCAAGAGTTGAGAATTCTACTTCAAAACAATAAGTTTAATCTGGACTATGTGGAGCTGAGTCCAGCCGCGCCATCTATATCTGGATTTGGCATCAATTCTGGAGGCCCAGCTATTGATGATTTTTTTGCCGCTGACTCGGGATTTAGCGCTAGTAATTTGAATTCAACTTCTCAGGCTATAGTGATAGATAGCACGAATGCTCCCATCCCTGCTCCAGAATCTTTGTATCAAAGCGAGCGCTGGAATACTGGGGATTTCTCATACGTATTCGCTGGTTTGAACCCCAACAACGATTACACAGTACGCTTGCATTTCGCTGAGATTTTTTTCATTTCGCCAGGCCAGCGAATTTTCGGTGTGGATATTAACGGGAAGGAGGTGCTTGCTGGATTTGATATACTCGCGGAGGTGGATGCATTTACTGCACTGGTCAAAGAATTTAAAGCCACGGCGGATGCCAGTGGGTCAATCTTGATTAATTTCCGTCAAGAAAGCGCGGCAAATGCCAAGATCAGTGGAATAGAATTAATTCCTGTTTTATAG
- a CDS encoding helix-turn-helix domain-containing protein, giving the protein MKRAHRHMEIELFTSVDSKFVRRFGDEIEYFEKDELVIFWGCIPHQLLEMKECERGFIAYFPLSLFFNWNLPASFRQAILQGRTLRFSKRSSAIQLALDNLKNVLPKPNAMNLKISRSAYLLVQGSVQAIAEEYMKQNLEYNFTPSENMCFEKVVGMLEYLAANYQRPITANDICSSVNLNVTYGRTLFRKAVSMTLQKFLRQLRVEQAKYLLSQTDLPIIEVCMDSGFASNSRFYASFQETTHLSPKAYRQAAQKRIALLPNA; this is encoded by the coding sequence ATGAAGCGGGCCCATCGGCATATGGAAATTGAATTATTCACCAGCGTGGACTCAAAATTTGTTCGCAGGTTCGGTGACGAAATTGAATACTTTGAAAAAGATGAGCTCGTCATCTTCTGGGGCTGCATCCCACACCAATTATTGGAGATGAAGGAATGCGAGCGCGGTTTCATTGCCTATTTCCCTTTGAGCTTGTTTTTCAATTGGAATTTACCCGCATCATTCCGTCAAGCAATTTTACAGGGTAGAACTCTTAGATTTTCCAAAAGATCCTCAGCAATTCAACTCGCTTTGGATAACTTGAAAAATGTGCTTCCTAAACCGAATGCGATGAATCTGAAAATTTCCCGCTCCGCATACTTACTTGTGCAGGGGTCCGTTCAGGCTATTGCTGAAGAATACATGAAACAAAATCTGGAATACAACTTTACACCCTCCGAAAATATGTGTTTCGAAAAAGTTGTGGGCATGCTTGAGTATTTGGCGGCAAATTATCAACGACCAATCACAGCGAATGATATTTGCTCTAGTGTAAATCTCAATGTGACCTATGGGCGAACGCTGTTTAGAAAAGCAGTGAGCATGACCCTGCAAAAATTCCTTAGGCAACTAAGGGTCGAACAAGCAAAATACCTTCTTTCACAGACAGATCTTCCAATTATAGAGGTTTGTATGGACTCTGGTTTCGCTAGCAATAGTCGCTTCTATGCGAGTTTTCAAGAAACCACACACCTCTCACCCAAAGCTTACCGCCAAGCTGCCCAGAAACGTATTGCTTTGCTGCCAAATGCCTAA